GCCTCGACCATTAGTGTAACCCACAGTGGTATATGGTAAGCCGTCTGCCGCAAGGCTTGGCTCTTCATTACCAACACTTACCACTTTACCCAAAATTGGGTTACCGCGTTTCGGGTAGCCGGCAATGGTAAAGACATGGCTGTGGTCAGCGGTGACAATAATTAAGGTGTCTTCTAGGTTCGTTGCTTTAACCGCTGCATCAACTGCTTTAGCAAACTCTATGGTATCGGTTAACGCGTTATAGGCACTGCCTGCGTGGTGACCATGGTCGATGCGACCCGACTCAACCATTAAGAAGAAGCCTTCATCATTGTTATCCAGTACATCAATTGCTTTCGCTGTCATCTCAGTGAGCGACGGCTCGCCTAGAGCATCTTCACTGCGGTTTGCTTCATAGCGCATGTGCGACTCGTTAAACAAGCCGAAAACACGCTCTGTCGTGGCAGGATTAATGGCATCAAAGCCAGCTTGGTCGATAACATATTGACCAGCACTGTATTTAGCTTGCCACTCAGCAGTTAGGTCACGGCCATCGGTGCGATCACCTTCTATACTGCTTACCGCGTCACCAGTATTGAACGCTGCATCTTTTGGCAAGAAGTGACGACGACCACCACCGAACATCACCTCAATACCGTCAACATCTAAGCCTGTAAAACGGGCTTCTAGATTGCTCTCAAAATTCACAAGTTGCGAAGCAATGTCTTCACAGCCAGCGGCAACTGCATCGGCAGGCATGTCGGAAACATCTTCCCAGTTGCGATCCGCCGACTTTGCATAAGTTGCCGCGGGCGTTGCATGGGTAATACGAGCCGTAGAGATAACCCCCGTTGATTTGCCAACAATTTCGGCCATTTCAAGCGCAGTAACCAACTCTTGGCCAGCGACTGAGGCACAATCACTGCGCGATATCCCCTCGGCAACACCAATCACGCCAACATCGGTTTTAACACCAGACATCATCGCTGTCATCGTGCCCGCAGAATCTGGAGTTTGCGCATCAACGTTGTAAGTTTTAACAAAACCAGAATATGGGAATTTATCAAAACTTAGCTCGTACTCTTCACCCGCTAAGCCGGCCTGCTGCCCCGCCATAATTCGCGCTGCAGTAATGGTTGAAATACCTAAGCCATCGCCGACAAACAAGATTACGTTTTTCGCTTGGCCTTTGGCGATTTCAATTGCCTCAGCACGGTTTTGTGCAATTTCAACGCGACGCTTAGCTTGGGTAAACCAAGTATTGGTGCTGGTAACATCAGCGGCACCTCCGTTAGCATTTGTAATGGTTGGTGCACAGACAAATTCCGTGGCATCAATTTCGCCAGCATCAAGCGTATTGTTGCCGTTGTCATCTAAACCCGAGTCAATTTGAACGCCGCCGTTTAAGCAATTGGCGTTACCCACCGCTAGCGGGGTTTGCAGCACTAAACTGTTTAAACCATTGGTACCATTTGTGCCGTTTGTACCGTCGCTACCATCGTCACCGTCACAGCCCGTTAGTGCGACCAAAATTGACAACGACAAAATTTTTAAAGTTTTCATGTCACTACTCCTAGTCGTTCAGTAAGCCAAGGGATTGATTAATTAAATGAAACACAACATTTTGCTCAACAACACCTTGGGCTAAATGTGCGCCTGGACCTTTAGCATGAAGTGAAATATCTTCACCAGCATGGGTTTCAGAGCTTAACGGAATAGTGGTTTCTTGGTGAAAACCTGGGGCCTTAGTATCAACCGCGGAAATATCTTTACGGCCCGAATTTGGGTCAATGCCGTAAATAGCGTCAGCATTTGTTTCACTGCCTAAATCAGCAAAACCACGACCATTTGTGTAACCAAGTGTGGTGTAGGGCATGCCGTCAGAGGCTAAACTTGGCTCGTCGCTGCCTACTGAAACCACTTTTCCTAAAATTGGATTACCACGTTTAGGGTAACCGGCAATGGTAAATACATGGCTGTGATCCGCTGTTACTAAAATCAAAGTTTCTTCAGGGTCTGTCGCGTCAGCAGCTGCTTGCACAGCTTTGGCGAACTCAACAGTATCGTAAAGCGCGTTATAAGCATTACCTGCGTGGTGACCGTGATCTATGCGACCAGACTCAACCACTAACAAGTAACCCTTGTCATTATTGTCTAAGATATCAATCGCTTTGCTGGTCATTTCAGACAATGAAGGCTCACCGGCAATATCGTTGGCGCGATCGGCTTCGTATTGCATATGTGATTCGTTAAACAAGCCCAGCACTTTGGTTGCGGTTGAAGCGTCAATTGCATCAAAACCCGCTTTGTCCATAACGTAAGTGCCACTGCTGTACGTGGCTTGCCATTCGGCAGTCAGATCACGCTCGTCGGTGCGATCGCCTTCTACCTCACTGCGTGCATCAGCACTGTTAAATGCCGCATCTTTAGGTAGAAAGTGACGACGGCCACCGCCCATGGCAACTTCAATACCGTCTACATCAATACCAGGAAAGCGCATTTCTAAATTCTTCTCAAAATTAACGAGCTGAGAGGCGATATCTTCACACCCGCCAGCAACAGCAGACTCTGGCATGTCTGATACATCTTCCCAATTGCGATCAGCCGATTTGGCATAGGTAGCGGCTGGTGTAGCATGCGTAATACGAGCAGTAGAAACAACACCTGTCGATAGGCCACGAATTTCTGCAAGCTCAACTGCGCTGACTAGCTCATTACCCTTAACGGTTGCGCAATTGCCACGTTCGATATCTTCGTCAACACCGATAACCCCAACATCGGTTTTTACACCTGAAATCATTGCCGTCATTGTGCCCGCAGAATCAGGGGTTTGCGCGTCAACGTTGTAAGTTTTAACCTGCGCAGAATACGGGAAAGTTTCAAACGACAAATAACCTTCTTCGCCTGATTGCCCTGCCAATTGCCCTTGTAAAATACGTGCTGCCGTTAAGGTAGAAATTCCCATACCGTCACCGACAAATAAAATGACATTTTTGGCTTTGTCTTTGGTTGTTTGCGCAAGCTTGTTTGTGATCACTTGCTCGGCATTGCTGTACCAGCTACTTGATTTTTGCACATCTGGTAGCACTGCCGCCTGTGCGCTCGTTGCTAGTGCCGAAGCAATTAGCGAGCGAAGAATCCATCGAGAATGCATGTCTCGTTCCTCTGAAGTTTGTTTTTAGTTTGAAGTTGCTTTGGAGGGCTTTTTTTATACCAATTGAATTAATTAGTTGATCAATTATGGAGCAGGAAAAAGGTTCATAAACAAGGCGTTATTTTTTGGTAACTAGTTATTCTAATTTCAAAAATAACAACGCAGTTGATGAGCGTTTTAACCAGCCAGAATGATCAAGTATTTATTGAAATTGGTATTCTTCTTTGCCGCAGAAGTTGCCCAACAGCGAACCGAATATAGGTGAGAAAAATGACAGCTAGGTGGCGTGTTTATTACTGACGTATGAACAATTGTTGACACTAGACTAACAAGTGTCACACAGGTGTCATTTTGTGAATGACGATTAAAAATGGCGGCTTTCCCACCAGAAGCATTTGCATTTATATGATAACTAGATGATTATCAGATTTAATTTATTCAGCAATTGCATAAATAGGGCTATTTATGACAACAGATAACACCCCCACAAGTAATACCGTAGAGTTTCGTTTTCTGGCTGAGCCAACCGATGTTAACTTTGGTGGCAAAGTACATGGCGGTATGGTGATGAAGTGGATAGATCAAGCTTCCTATGCATGTGCTGCTCAGTGGAGTAAACACTACTGTGTAACGGTATCGGCTAACGCGATACGCTTTATTCGACCAATTCTTGTCGGTCAATTAATTAGCATTGAAGCGCGAATTGTTCATACCGGAAAATCGAGTATGCATATTTATGTGGTTGTGCGCGCTGGCGACCCCAAAACAGGTAAACAAGCGGTTACCAACCGATGTTTCATTACTTTTATGGCGGTCGATGATACTGGCTATCCAACGCCAGTTCCTGCTTATACGGCGATAAGCGACGAAGATAAGCAGCTTGAAAAAGTGGCAATTCAAGCGAAAGACTTTGCTAAAAAGCTCGATAATGATTTTGAAGAGAAATTAGGGTGGAAATAACACCACCCTAAACCTTAACGATAGACGTAAACAGTGCAGCACGGGCTGCAAGCTGCCTAACATTTGTCGTTGCAAAAGCGTTATGTGCGACGACGAGCAATTAAACCTAAACCTAAAATTAACATTACCCAAGTTGTCGGTAATGGCACCGCAACCGCAGGCTGGTTGTTAGATAAGCTGCCACCAAAGGCCGCAGTTAAGCCACTCGTGTCCGTAAAATTAAGAGACAGCGTGTTCCAACCATCGGCAGTACCTGCAAACGTAGACGCTGAAATTTCAGTCAATACATAAAATGACTGGCCATTATCGATATTAAATGACAGATTGCCGGGGACATCCTGCTCACCAAACTCAATACCAACTTGTTCAATGCCCGCTTGCTCAAAGTTTCCACCCAGTTCTTCGTATAGATACTCAATATCAAACGGGTCCCAGCGTAAAAATCGATCACTTGAGCCGGTTAGTACTGCGACAGAAGCCGTGAGATAATTAGTAACATCAACTCCAGAAGGTGACACAACACCATGCAAGTTGAAATTTAAATCTATGTTGTGATCATCACTTCCTTGGTAGGTGTAATGCTGAACAGCAAATGCTCGAGCAATACTGTTTTCACCAAACTCAGAACTTGCGTAGACTTTTAAGGTTGGCAAAAAGCCAAAGCCGTCAAGATTTGCATAGGCTCTAGACTCACCAAAATCACTGTATCCGCTCACTGAGCCTGAACTGTGGTGTTGACCACCTTCTTCATCGTAGGCAATGATATTAGGAAAAAAGTCACTATTCACACTACAGCTACTATGACCGCAGTCTCCAACAACTTGCGAGTTAACATACACCCCCCAACCATCAATTAAAGAAGCCGAGGCTTGTTGTGAGAAAATTAGTACAGAAGAGAGAAAGGCTAGTCCTAGTTTTTGTTTTTTAAGCATTTATTGCTCCTTGCTACTTGATAAAACGAGCTCTAGCAAGCAAAGGTAGTACCAGTAAATTTTTATTTAACAATTTCAACACCTTAAACCAAATAAAATCTCAACCAACAAGTCAGCTGTAAAGATTACAGACAACTTACTGTTTATTTTTCAATCACTTATGATTATAAAATAAAAATAGTGGAAAACTGAAAGAAAACGCCTGCTGCATCGTACTTTTATCTGTAGCGTCAAATCGAGTACTCAACCAATTTATGCAATTAATGATTTTTTCATTTAAGTACTGTTGGTTACCTCAAATACTTGGCACAATGAATTGAATTAGAAGCAATGGAAGTCTTAATGAAGGTATTAATTACTCTGCTGTTAATCTTCAGCCCACTTTTCTCTGTGTTTAAGCTGTCTGCAGCTGAACAAGCGGGCACAATTTTTAAACAGTTAGCACCATCACTATACCAAATCCGGCTAATTGATAAGGCCAGTGGTGAAAAATCAACAATTGGCTCAGGTTTTCAAATTACCGCCGACGGATTAATCGCAACTAACTATCACGTTATTTCAGGCCATGCCCAGTACCCTGAGAAATATCACATTCAATATTTAGATCATCAAGGCAATAAAGGCGAGCTAAGCTTAGCCAGTGTTGATGTTATCAATGATCTGGCCTTGGTGAAGCGCGAAGTACCTGCGCCAATGGCATTTTTCTCGATTGCAGATCATGCGCCAACCAAAGGTGAAAAACTCTATTCGTTAGGTAACCCACATGATCTTGGAATGATTGTCGTTCCCGGTACCTACAACGGTCTAAAAAAAGAATCCTTTACTGACAAAATCCATTTTACGGGTTCAGTGAATTCCGGCATGAGTGGCGGCCCAGTGGTTAACAAAGCAGAGCAAGTCGTTGGTATAAATGTTGCCACTTCGGGTAATCAGATCGGGTTTTTAGTGCCTCATGACAAGCTAGCTAAGCTGTTTAAAGGCTATAAAAGCTCGCCTCCTGAAACCATAGAGCAACAAATGGCGGAGCAACTTATTGCCAATCAAAAAGCCATGGTCGATACCCTGTTGACCAGCCAGTGGCAGCCCAAAATGCTAGGCTACGGTATAATTCCAACCATAGATGTACCTTTTATCCGCTGTTGGGGTGAGTCGAATACCGATAAGCAAGATGCGCTTATTCAATCAGTTGTCGCCAATTGTGCAATGGATGAAGACACTTTTATCGATAACAACTTTTTTACTGGTGGCATCGAAATGCAGTTCCAATATATGGAAACCAGTAAAATTAGCGATTTTAAGTTTTATCATTTGTATCAGCGCCAAGTCGCACGTGCAGTTGCAAGTAACAAAGCGACGAAAGACGATGTTACCGAATTTGCCTGCCATCACGACATTGTGATGCCAGCATCTAGCAAAATTAACAACAAAAGTATTTTGTGCACACGCAACTATAAAAAGTTTCCCGACTTATTTGATGTACTTTATTTAGGTTTATCGGTTGACCGTGATACGCAAGCATTAATCAGTCACTTCACCATTGCAGGTGTCGAGAAAAACATGGCATTGGCCTTTACTAAGCAGTTTATGGAGTCAGTATCATGGAAATAATTATCGAAGAGTTGAGCAAAGGCCATAAGCTTATCAGCCGCCAAAAGTATAATAATGGCTCGGTAAAAATTGGCCGAGCCTACAATAACGATGTTATTGTTAGCGACCCTCATGTTTGCCCTGAGCATTTGTCGGTTAATTACAACGGCGAGCACTGGGTAGTAGAGGATGACAATAGTCTTAACGGCTCTTTTTTAGGGCAAAGTAAACAGACAGCTCATGGTCACATTGTAAAATCAGGCGATGTGATTGCCCTTGGCAACAGCCAAATCCGCCTGCTATTTCCACAACATCCCGTGCCAGAAAGTGTGCCATTTAGCGCCTTTGAAACGTTAATCAATCTTGCCCGCAATCCTCTGGTCATAGGGTTAAGTATTTTGCTCTTTACGCTGGCCTCCGGTTGGTTAACTTACCTTGATAAAGGCAAAGAAGTTAACTTTACCCAGTTGCTTGTGCCTGCCATTGGGATGGCCTTGGTGTTTAGCATATGGCCAGCGCTCGTTTCCTTGGTATCGCATTTAACCAAGAACGACGCCAGAGTAATGCATCAAATCGGCACTTGTTTTGTGTTTTTCTTGCTACTGATGCTGACGGATATAGTGCAAGCCTTGGTTAGCTTTAATACTTCCAGCAATTGGCCTATCGCATGGCTCACCTATGCACTGCCAATTGGCGTTGCATTTACTCTATTTTGGCTAAACTGTTATATCGGCTTTCATATGAGCGAGCGTCGACGTATGGCTGCGGCAGCAACCTTAACCTTAATATTCTTCGGTGGTGGTGCTTTAGTTCATTTCAGCAGACAGCCAGAATTCAATCCTAGACCACAATACGACGCCACCATCATGCCACCGAGCTATTTATACTCGAGTAGCAGTGATGTTGATAGCTTCCTTGACGATGCTGAGAAATTATTTGAGAAAACACGTCAGCAATCGTTAACGGAAAAATAATCAGCAATATCATTAAGATCAAAAAAGCGAGCCTTGAGAACCAAGACTCGCTTTTTTATTTATGTGGTTTTTATTGTTTAATGCTTCATTATCTAAACAATGGGTTGAGCAGACTATTATTGCGTAGACTATGGCTTAGCAACAAAGCCAATCGCGTCGTATACCTTAGTTAACACCTTGCTAGCATGAGCAGAAGCTTTTTCTGCGCCATCGCGCATCACTTGCTCTAAAAATGCTTGGTCTTCACGGTACTGATTGTAACGTGTTTGAATTGGTTCAAGTAAGGCAACTACTGCTTCAGCAACATCACCTTTTAAATGACCATACATTTTATCTTCATAGTCAGGCACTAAGCTTTCAACCGTCTTACCCGTTGCACATGATAGCAATGACAATAAATTAGACACACCTGGCTTTTCTGCCACGTCAAAGTAAATACGCGCTTGCTCATCAGAATCTGTTACCGCACGCTTAATTTTTTTCGTGATCTTTTTGGTGTCTTCTAGCAAACCGATAAAGTTGTTCGCGTTATCGTCTGATTTTGACATTTTCTTCAGTGGATCTTGCAAGCTCATAATACGCGCACCAAATTCTGGAATATGTGGATCTGGTACCGTAAAGATATCGCCATACAAATTATTAAAACGCGTTGCAATGTCACGTGCCAATTCTAGGTGCTGCTTTTGATCATCACCCACAGGTACACGGTCTGCGTTGTAAAGTAAGATATCAGCCGCCATTAGTACCGGATAGGTAAACAAACCAGAATTCATATTAGCTTCTGACTTTTGCGACTTATCTTTGTACTGCGTCATGCGGTTTAACTCACCCATCTGGGTGTAACAGTTAAGTACCCAGCTAAGCTGTGCATGCTCTGGCACGTGTGACTGAATAAAGATGGTGCTCTTTTGTGGGTCAACACCACATGCAAGGTACAGTGCTAAACCATCTAAAGTCGCTTTTCTAAGCGCTGCGGGATCTGGACGAACAGTAATGGCATGTTGATCAACCAGCATGTAATAACACTCGTGATCGTCTTGCATATTAACCCACTGCTTCAGTGCGCCTAGGTAGTTTCCTATCGTCAATTCGCCAGATGGCTGACAGCCACTCAATACAATTGGTTTACTCATTTTGCTCTCTTATTTCTAAATTACTTAGTACTTGCTGACTAAATTAGTATAAATACTGGATTATTTGCTGTTTACCGATGCTAGTTCAGCGCGCATTTGTTCAATCACCGTGCGGTAATCGGGTTGTGAAAATATTGCTGAACCAGCGACAAACATATCTGCGCCTGCTTCCGCAATTTCAGCGATGTTATCCACTTTAACACCGCCATCAATTTCTAAGCGAATATCACGACCGCTTGCTAAAATACGCTGTTTCACTGCGCGCAACTTATCCAGCGTTGTAGGAATAAATGATTGCCCACCAAAGCCTGGATTTACCGACATGAGTAAAATAACGTCAAGGCGATGCATCACATGGTCAAGTATGTTCAATGGCGTTGCAGGGTTTAGCACTAAGCCAGCCTTACAGCCATGATCTTTAATTAACTGCAATGTGCGATCAACATGATCGCTTGCTTCTGGATGAAAGGTAATAATATCAGCCCCTGCTTTCGCAAACTCAGGCACTAAACTATCAACAGGCTTAACCATTAAGTGCACATCAATAGGTGCGGTAATACCATAGTCACGCAACGATTGGCATACCATAGGACCAAAGGTTAAGTTTGGGACATAGTGGTTATCCATCACATCAAAGTGAACCACATCAGCTCCCGCTGCTAACACGTGAGCGACATCATCGCCAAGTCTGGCAAAATCAGCTGAAAGAATAGACGGTGCAATTAAAAATGAAGACATACATGTACCCTACCAGAAAATCTGCGCTACTTTACCTAAACCACAGTCAATATTGAAGCGAAAGCCACAACAAACGTTCGATTTTTATGCACTCATTTGGACACACTTCGCGTTCATCTGCACTATTTATGAGCAACCTTCAACTCTACGG
The nucleotide sequence above comes from Thalassotalea euphylliae. Encoded proteins:
- a CDS encoding alkaline phosphatase, with amino-acid sequence MKTLKILSLSILVALTGCDGDDGSDGTNGTNGTNGLNSLVLQTPLAVGNANCLNGGVQIDSGLDDNGNNTLDAGEIDATEFVCAPTITNANGGAADVTSTNTWFTQAKRRVEIAQNRAEAIEIAKGQAKNVILFVGDGLGISTITAARIMAGQQAGLAGEEYELSFDKFPYSGFVKTYNVDAQTPDSAGTMTAMMSGVKTDVGVIGVAEGISRSDCASVAGQELVTALEMAEIVGKSTGVISTARITHATPAATYAKSADRNWEDVSDMPADAVAAGCEDIASQLVNFESNLEARFTGLDVDGIEVMFGGGRRHFLPKDAAFNTGDAVSSIEGDRTDGRDLTAEWQAKYSAGQYVIDQAGFDAINPATTERVFGLFNESHMRYEANRSEDALGEPSLTEMTAKAIDVLDNNDEGFFLMVESGRIDHGHHAGSAYNALTDTIEFAKAVDAAVKATNLEDTLIIVTADHSHVFTIAGYPKRGNPILGKVVSVGNEEPSLAADGLPYTTVGYTNGRGYKDLGSENDADVAYSMEIVNDRQDLTTVNTESSGFHQEALIPLSSETHAGEDVGVYAMGPGAHLVTGTNEQSLIFHVMNHAANFVEQADEALE
- a CDS encoding alkaline phosphatase → MHSRWILRSLIASALATSAQAAVLPDVQKSSSWYSNAEQVITNKLAQTTKDKAKNVILFVGDGMGISTLTAARILQGQLAGQSGEEGYLSFETFPYSAQVKTYNVDAQTPDSAGTMTAMISGVKTDVGVIGVDEDIERGNCATVKGNELVSAVELAEIRGLSTGVVSTARITHATPAATYAKSADRNWEDVSDMPESAVAGGCEDIASQLVNFEKNLEMRFPGIDVDGIEVAMGGGRRHFLPKDAAFNSADARSEVEGDRTDERDLTAEWQATYSSGTYVMDKAGFDAIDASTATKVLGLFNESHMQYEADRANDIAGEPSLSEMTSKAIDILDNNDKGYLLVVESGRIDHGHHAGNAYNALYDTVEFAKAVQAAADATDPEETLILVTADHSHVFTIAGYPKRGNPILGKVVSVGSDEPSLASDGMPYTTLGYTNGRGFADLGSETNADAIYGIDPNSGRKDISAVDTKAPGFHQETTIPLSSETHAGEDISLHAKGPGAHLAQGVVEQNVVFHLINQSLGLLND
- a CDS encoding S1 family peptidase; translated protein: MKVLITLLLIFSPLFSVFKLSAAEQAGTIFKQLAPSLYQIRLIDKASGEKSTIGSGFQITADGLIATNYHVISGHAQYPEKYHIQYLDHQGNKGELSLASVDVINDLALVKREVPAPMAFFSIADHAPTKGEKLYSLGNPHDLGMIVVPGTYNGLKKESFTDKIHFTGSVNSGMSGGPVVNKAEQVVGINVATSGNQIGFLVPHDKLAKLFKGYKSSPPETIEQQMAEQLIANQKAMVDTLLTSQWQPKMLGYGIIPTIDVPFIRCWGESNTDKQDALIQSVVANCAMDEDTFIDNNFFTGGIEMQFQYMETSKISDFKFYHLYQRQVARAVASNKATKDDVTEFACHHDIVMPASSKINNKSILCTRNYKKFPDLFDVLYLGLSVDRDTQALISHFTIAGVEKNMALAFTKQFMESVSWK
- the rpe gene encoding ribulose-phosphate 3-epimerase; the encoded protein is MSSFLIAPSILSADFARLGDDVAHVLAAGADVVHFDVMDNHYVPNLTFGPMVCQSLRDYGITAPIDVHLMVKPVDSLVPEFAKAGADIITFHPEASDHVDRTLQLIKDHGCKAGLVLNPATPLNILDHVMHRLDVILLMSVNPGFGGQSFIPTTLDKLRAVKQRILASGRDIRLEIDGGVKVDNIAEIAEAGADMFVAGSAIFSQPDYRTVIEQMRAELASVNSK
- a CDS encoding PEP-CTERM sorting domain-containing protein, which produces MLKKQKLGLAFLSSVLIFSQQASASLIDGWGVYVNSQVVGDCGHSSCSVNSDFFPNIIAYDEEGGQHHSSGSVSGYSDFGESRAYANLDGFGFLPTLKVYASSEFGENSIARAFAVQHYTYQGSDDHNIDLNFNLHGVVSPSGVDVTNYLTASVAVLTGSSDRFLRWDPFDIEYLYEELGGNFEQAGIEQVGIEFGEQDVPGNLSFNIDNGQSFYVLTEISASTFAGTADGWNTLSLNFTDTSGLTAAFGGSLSNNQPAVAVPLPTTWVMLILGLGLIARRRT
- a CDS encoding FHA domain-containing protein; protein product: MEIIIEELSKGHKLISRQKYNNGSVKIGRAYNNDVIVSDPHVCPEHLSVNYNGEHWVVEDDNSLNGSFLGQSKQTAHGHIVKSGDVIALGNSQIRLLFPQHPVPESVPFSAFETLINLARNPLVIGLSILLFTLASGWLTYLDKGKEVNFTQLLVPAIGMALVFSIWPALVSLVSHLTKNDARVMHQIGTCFVFFLLLMLTDIVQALVSFNTSSNWPIAWLTYALPIGVAFTLFWLNCYIGFHMSERRRMAAAATLTLIFFGGGALVHFSRQPEFNPRPQYDATIMPPSYLYSSSSDVDSFLDDAEKLFEKTRQQSLTEK
- the trpS gene encoding tryptophan--tRNA ligase is translated as MSKPIVLSGCQPSGELTIGNYLGALKQWVNMQDDHECYYMLVDQHAITVRPDPAALRKATLDGLALYLACGVDPQKSTIFIQSHVPEHAQLSWVLNCYTQMGELNRMTQYKDKSQKSEANMNSGLFTYPVLMAADILLYNADRVPVGDDQKQHLELARDIATRFNNLYGDIFTVPDPHIPEFGARIMSLQDPLKKMSKSDDNANNFIGLLEDTKKITKKIKRAVTDSDEQARIYFDVAEKPGVSNLLSLLSCATGKTVESLVPDYEDKMYGHLKGDVAEAVVALLEPIQTRYNQYREDQAFLEQVMRDGAEKASAHASKVLTKVYDAIGFVAKP
- a CDS encoding acyl-CoA thioesterase, with the translated sequence MTTDNTPTSNTVEFRFLAEPTDVNFGGKVHGGMVMKWIDQASYACAAQWSKHYCVTVSANAIRFIRPILVGQLISIEARIVHTGKSSMHIYVVVRAGDPKTGKQAVTNRCFITFMAVDDTGYPTPVPAYTAISDEDKQLEKVAIQAKDFAKKLDNDFEEKLGWK